The following DNA comes from Crocosphaera sp. UHCC 0190.
AAGGCACTTTGGGTCATCTGTTGAAAGCCGTGGGAAAGGACAGCATGGGCTAATTCATGGGCCAATAACCCCGCTAACTCGGCCTCTGATTGTGTTTTGGCGATCGCCCCGGCATTGACAAAAATTTTACCCCCTGGCAAAGCAAAAGCATTGATATTTTCATCCATGACTACATAAAATTCATAGTTGAATTCCTCTCGTCCGGCTGCTTTAGCTAATTTCTGCCCAATTTCATTAACATAGGCTAAAACTTCGGGATCATCAACCAATTTGAGTTTATTTTTCATCCCGTCCGCATAACTTTGCCCAATAACTGATTCCCCTTGTAACAAAAGATAACTGGTTTGTAAGGTAGACAGGGGCGCGAAGACATTGCCCATTAAAGCGGCACCGACACCACCCATAACGGCATTTCCTACCATATTCCAGGTCATTTGGGATTGTAAGTCCCCTTGATAACGAGCTAAATTATCATCAGCCCGTTTTTTAAACTCTGCTGCCCGAAAATGATCCTGATTAAAGATCGCAAACTGACGGGCAGTTAAGGAAGCGGCTAACCAGTTCTTAGCTTCTTCATCAGCAGTAATTTTAGCATCAACTAAGGGGGCTTCATTGGGATAAAGGGTGGCCGCAGTCGTTAAGATTTCCCGCGCTTCCTCAGGGCGTTTATCTTGTTCTAAGGCTTCAGCATACTTAAGATGGCCTGGAATAAATTCAGGATACTTTTCCGATAACAGTCTTAAGGGGGCTAAACGTTTGCTCTTGTAAACCTGATTATCCGTTAAACTTTCCTGATAGAGTCGCCAATAAACCCCACCCCCTGGCAACAAATATTCTGGTTCATAAACCGCTTGAGCAAGCATTTCTCGGTTTAATTCTGCTTCTTTGCCAAACGGTTCTTTGGCATCACGGTAGAATCTTTCTGCTAATAAGGTATCACCGCAACGATAAAAATGATCTCCTTTGGCCAGGGTTTGATAACGGGCAATGTCTTCAGGAGAAGGGCCGTTAGTTTCTTCTGAAGTGCTTTCAGGGTCTGCTGTGGGGGGTTTTTCCAAGGCGGCGGCTCCTTGAGTGGGGAGAGGGGTCTGACTCTCTTTTTGAGCGACTTCTATGGGAGTTGCCAAGGGATATTGTGCTAAAGGAGGCGCACTTTCACAACTATTTGCTGTTTCTGGGGTGGTTGTCTGAGTAGCTTCTGTTTCGGTTTCTGTTGAGGGGGGGGTTACAGGGGCCGGTTTTTTATGATCGGGCTGTTTTTTGTCGGTATTAACCGCTTCAGGGGTGGTTTCCGTTGAGGAGGGAGTTACCGTCTCAGGTTTGGTCGGTTCAGGCTGTTTTTTATCGGTATTAACCACTTCGGGGGTGGTTTCTGGCGGTTGTACCTCAGCAGTATGAGGGATTTCTTCAGGAATTATTTCCGTTGTATTACTATGGGAGGAATTAGAGATCTCAAAAGACGTGCTATCTAGAGGAACGATCTCAGCCTTAAAATCAGCCGTTAATGGTGTGGTTTCCGGTTGGGGCAATGTTTGAGCAAATGTTGCCGTCGGACAAAGAATGCCGGCAAGAATTAGAGATAAGTACCAGTTTAGTCTCATAAAACAATCCTTTTTTCTTATAGATAGGAGATATGATGTTGTCGCAAACTATTCTCTCTATGTTATAAACAATGTTTTCGGCTGAAGCATCTTTTAGCATAATTTTAGGTTTACTTTGGAATTTTTGAGAAAATGAGCTTGGGTGATTATGATCATTAATAATTCAGCGTTTTATCAATTATTGTGGGAATTGATACAAAATATTAGCTAGGGTTATTTTAAAAAATGTATCCTTAGCTCCTTATTTTTCCTTAACAACTATAATGTAAAGACAAAATCCCTGAGTAATTAGCCGAGACTTTGGTGGTGTGAGACAGTATTATGATGAAAAACCGTTCCCACAAAAAACGGGACTTTGACTTACCTTGTCCTCTCAAAAAGCAACCCCAAGCAAAACGACGTTATCGTTCTCTTATGGGGTGGGGTGCGACTGTCTTGGTGATAGGAATGGGTGGGGGTATGGTTGCGGGGGGGTTACTCATACAGCGATATCTGTCCCCAATGGTTGAACAGGAATTAAGCGATTTTCTCAATCGTCCCGTTAAATTGGGTAATTTGCAATCTTTTTCTCTGAATCAAGTCCGTTTTGGGGAAACTAATATTTTAACCACACCGACTGATCCTGCTAAAGTTTCTATGTCTGCTTTGGCGATCAGTTATGATCCGATTAAATTTATTATCGAAAAAAAGTTAGAGATTTCTGTTACTGTTGTCTCTCCTAATATTTATCTTGAACAGGGAAAACAAGGCAATTGGATCTTAACAGAATTTGATTCTCTGAAGCCTAATAATCCCATTAAATTAAAAGCTTTACAAATAAAAAATGCTGATGCTACCTTGGTTTCTCGGTCGATCATGGGGCAAACGCAAGCATCTGTTCAATTAAAGGATTTATCGAGTCAAACAAAGTTTATTAAAGATAATAACAATGATGATCAGATTCAATTTGAGGTAGACTCCCATTTAGTTAAGGGAGGCAATTTTAAGATTTCAGGGGTTGCTGATACTCAAAATCAAGAAGTTAATTTATTGCTGAGAAGTCATCAACTTACGGCAACGGAAATTAGTCGTTTAATTCCCCTGCCGATAGATTTAAAACAGGGTAAACTTGATACTAATTTAGAGGTTAAACTAAGAGGAAATCAATTACCAAGGTTACAAGGAGTGGCAACCCTTCATCAAGTTACTGGAAAAGTCGCAACCCTTCCTCAACCTTTCCAAACTCAAGGACAATTACGCTTTAAAGATAGACAAATTAAGTTTGATGAGGTAGTGACTCGATTTGGGGAAGTGACGGGAGTGGTGCGGGGAAATATTGATCTTGAAAAGGGCTATAATTTAACGGCTAAAACTCAACCTACTACCATTCAATCTATCTTTAAAAGTATTAAACAACCAGCCCCCAAAATCCCCCTGTCAGGGAATCTCAAAGCCTCTTTTACGGTTCAGGGGGATTTGAATAATCCTAATTTATTGATTGCTTTTTCTAATGATAAAATAACTAAAATTGATCGGGTCAATTTTCAGTCAATTGATGCTAACTTACAACTAAATAAGTCTCATTTAATTGTTAAAGATTTTCGAGCAATTCCCACCCTAGGAGGGAAAATTATAGGAACAGGAAAGCTCGACTTAAATCCTTCTTCTCCCAAGTTTATCGTTGATCTACAAGGGAAAAATATTCCCTCTGCTTCTGTTGCTAATCTTTATAATGAGACAGTTGCCCGCAACTTGGGCCAAGTGTCAACACAGATAAATTTGTCGGGAAACTTGAAACAACCAAAGACATTTAAAGCAAAAGGAACTGCTAATTTTAAACTGGCAGGAGGAACAATTAATGCTTATGATTTGACCTATATGGGAGGAAATTGGCAAGGTAATATTATCGCTGATACTATTAATTTGAATCAATTAGAGGTTCCTTTTAAACAAGGAATATTAACGGGACAGTTTCAAATTGCTGGTCAAACTAATCAACCAATTAATGAAAGTTTAAAGGCAACAGGACAAGCTAAAATAATCTTAGATAATGGGGAAATTAACGCGCAAAACTTACAGTTATCTCAGGGGGTTTGGCAAACAAATTTAGGCATACAGGGAGTCAACCTTAACAAAATTGTCCCCACAATTCCGATTAATGGTATTTTTAATGGTACCTTTGATCTTATAGGCAATCTCAATTCTAACTTAAAGGAAATTCAAGCAAAGGGAGAGGGAATGTTAGCCGTTGGTGGGGGAAAAATTAAAGCCCAAAATATCCAATTACATCAAAAAAATTGGTCAACCCAATTAATGACAGAAAATGTCAGTTTTAATCATTTAAGTGAGCAAATTCCCCAATATTTAAACGGCAAATTAAATAGTCATTTAACACTATCCGGTAACATTGATTCCCCCTTAAATAGTCTAAAAGCTCAAGGAAAAGGCAATTTAGCCCTAGCCAAAGGTACGATAACGGCTCAAGCTGTAACCATCACTAACGGAAAATTTACGACAACTTTATTGCCTCAATCTATTGCCTTAACGCCTTTTTCTTCTCAGTTAAAAGGCAATTTAGATGGCGAAATAACTGTAAGTGGATTATTAACAAATATTTCCCCTGAGTATTTACAAGCTAAAGGGGAATTAAGCTTAAGTCAAGGATTATCTAAGTTTGACCATCCCTTGACAACTTTAGTCAGTTGGAATGGACAACGGTTAACCTTAGAAAACGTCAGCGCATCTGGTTTACAGGGAAAAGGATGGATAGACATCAGTTTAGAAGGAAAATCTGAGCAATTAGCCATGATTGAGGGATTTTTCCTGGATATTGCCGCCAAAAACTTTAATTTAATCAATTTACCTCTATCCTCTCCCATTCCGGGGTTAAATTATGGTGGAAAAGTCGATTTTGATGGAGTAGTTGCGGGAACTCCCAAACTTCCCACCATTAACGGAGAAATGGCCCTAGTTAATCTAAACATAGGAGAACTCAAGTTTGAACCTGTATTAACGGGAGATATTCAAGGAAATCCCCAAAAAGGAATTAAAATAGCACTAAATGGCAAAACCGATCAACTTCATCTAGAACTAGATCCCAAATTAAACCCCTTAACCTTAGCCATCAAACAGGGGAAAATACAAGCAACCGCAACCCGTCAACAAGAACAATTTATCATTGCAACCAAAGATATTCCCTTACAATTAGTGCAAAAATTCGCCAAAACTTGGTATAAAACCCCTAATAACCTACTTTCCCAAACTATAGCAGGGGACTTGTCCGGTCAATTTACCGTTAATCTTAAAACAGGGGCGATCGCAGGTCAAGAAGTTGCCATTCTTAACCCCATGATAGGAAATATCAAAGGAAAAGAATTTACAGGGAACTTTCACTATGCTAAAGGAAGTTTAGCCCTAAAAGATGGTCAATTTTCCAGCAATAACAGTCAATATGACCTCAATGGCAAATATACTGCAACCCCCCAAGGGCCTGATCTCGTAGCTAATATAGGCATTAATCAAGGCAATTTACAAGATATCCTAGAAACCCTACAAATTTTTGAATTAACAGACTTAAAACGGGGTTTAAACCCGCCAAACTACGCCAAAGCTGCCGATCTCTATCCAAAACCTCCTGAAGACCCCTCCTCCCTTCCTCCCCTTTCAACCGTCGGGACGGATAACGTTTCTCTCAGCGATCGCTTGACCCATTTTGCAGATATTAACGCATGGTTGCAACAGCAACAGCAACAACAGCAAAAAACGTCACCCCTTCCCCCCCTCAAAGACTTACAAGGCAAATTTAATGGTGAGTTGGCCCTTAAATTTGCTCCCAAAACTGGACTAGACGGGAATTTTGAGCTAAAAGGAGAAAATTGGCAATGGGGGACTTATGGGTTAAGTCAATTTCAGGCCAAAGGCAACTGGAAACAGGGAATTTTGACCTTAGAACCCCTAAACTTGCAGTTAGGAGACAGTCAGATCGCTTTTGC
Coding sequences within:
- a CDS encoding translocation/assembly module TamB domain-containing protein produces the protein MMKNRSHKKRDFDLPCPLKKQPQAKRRYRSLMGWGATVLVIGMGGGMVAGGLLIQRYLSPMVEQELSDFLNRPVKLGNLQSFSLNQVRFGETNILTTPTDPAKVSMSALAISYDPIKFIIEKKLEISVTVVSPNIYLEQGKQGNWILTEFDSLKPNNPIKLKALQIKNADATLVSRSIMGQTQASVQLKDLSSQTKFIKDNNNDDQIQFEVDSHLVKGGNFKISGVADTQNQEVNLLLRSHQLTATEISRLIPLPIDLKQGKLDTNLEVKLRGNQLPRLQGVATLHQVTGKVATLPQPFQTQGQLRFKDRQIKFDEVVTRFGEVTGVVRGNIDLEKGYNLTAKTQPTTIQSIFKSIKQPAPKIPLSGNLKASFTVQGDLNNPNLLIAFSNDKITKIDRVNFQSIDANLQLNKSHLIVKDFRAIPTLGGKIIGTGKLDLNPSSPKFIVDLQGKNIPSASVANLYNETVARNLGQVSTQINLSGNLKQPKTFKAKGTANFKLAGGTINAYDLTYMGGNWQGNIIADTINLNQLEVPFKQGILTGQFQIAGQTNQPINESLKATGQAKIILDNGEINAQNLQLSQGVWQTNLGIQGVNLNKIVPTIPINGIFNGTFDLIGNLNSNLKEIQAKGEGMLAVGGGKIKAQNIQLHQKNWSTQLMTENVSFNHLSEQIPQYLNGKLNSHLTLSGNIDSPLNSLKAQGKGNLALAKGTITAQAVTITNGKFTTTLLPQSIALTPFSSQLKGNLDGEITVSGLLTNISPEYLQAKGELSLSQGLSKFDHPLTTLVSWNGQRLTLENVSASGLQGKGWIDISLEGKSEQLAMIEGFFLDIAAKNFNLINLPLSSPIPGLNYGGKVDFDGVVAGTPKLPTINGEMALVNLNIGELKFEPVLTGDIQGNPQKGIKIALNGKTDQLHLELDPKLNPLTLAIKQGKIQATATRQQEQFIIATKDIPLQLVQKFAKTWYKTPNNLLSQTIAGDLSGQFTVNLKTGAIAGQEVAILNPMIGNIKGKEFTGNFHYAKGSLALKDGQFSSNNSQYDLNGKYTATPQGPDLVANIGINQGNLQDILETLQIFELTDLKRGLNPPNYAKAADLYPKPPEDPSSLPPLSTVGTDNVSLSDRLTHFADINAWLQQQQQQQQKTSPLPPLKDLQGKFNGELALKFAPKTGLDGNFELKGENWQWGTYGLSQFQAKGNWKQGILTLEPLNLQLGDSQIAFAGRIGDKMQQGTLQVINIPLETVSTWVDLPETVNIGGQLNGSMKLEGTRDNPQATGKLTINHPTINQTPLGATEGQFTYSRGQFNFTASSNLARQSEPLIMEGNFPYQFPLAKVKPESDRLFLKFQARNEALTLLNILSKGQISWLGGEGDVQLTLSGRVDPKRGIPTQLQGEGLAQIKNATIAAQMMPQAPLTKVQGKIFFNLDQIMVEGLTGQFSGGQVAMMGSLPLLTEIPQKQPLTVQFNNLALNLPQLYQGGVTGSLNIAGSALKPKIGGDVQLFNGQVLLGEGMAEMHQRGGLLGSTELTGLRLILGEKILITRPPILTFLATGGLTLNGTLNQPKPEGQIKLENGLVNLFASQLRLAGGDNNIAQFYPHKGLDPYLDIRLFAAATETNRNTVSIDPLSSEVEEPFSANKDSLQTVRIQAEVQGFASQITNGIQLSSQPKRSQQQIITLLGGNFLNTLGTGETTLGLANLAGSAVLGPVQGAIGEALGLNEFRIFPTPLINEKDRIDSSSIGVAAEAGVNVTQDLSLSIQKIMNSDRPAQFGLRYRINDSTTLRGSSNFSDDNRGSIQFEQRF
- a CDS encoding M48 family metallopeptidase, coding for MRLNWYLSLILAGILCPTATFAQTLPQPETTPLTADFKAEIVPLDSTSFEISNSSHSNTTEIIPEEIPHTAEVQPPETTPEVVNTDKKQPEPTKPETVTPSSTETTPEAVNTDKKQPDHKKPAPVTPPSTETETEATQTTTPETANSCESAPPLAQYPLATPIEVAQKESQTPLPTQGAAALEKPPTADPESTSEETNGPSPEDIARYQTLAKGDHFYRCGDTLLAERFYRDAKEPFGKEAELNREMLAQAVYEPEYLLPGGGVYWRLYQESLTDNQVYKSKRLAPLRLLSEKYPEFIPGHLKYAEALEQDKRPEEAREILTTAATLYPNEAPLVDAKITADEEAKNWLAASLTARQFAIFNQDHFRAAEFKKRADDNLARYQGDLQSQMTWNMVGNAVMGGVGAALMGNVFAPLSTLQTSYLLLQGESVIGQSYADGMKNKLKLVDDPEVLAYVNEIGQKLAKAAGREEFNYEFYVVMDENINAFALPGGKIFVNAGAIAKTQSEAELAGLLAHELAHAVLSHGFQQMTQSALTSSVVDYIPYVGGLASNLAVLGYSRGMEEQADLFGTRLLAATGYAADGVRNLMVVMNDEHKNRPPAWLSTHPDTSDRVKYIEVEIVRNNFNRFAYEGVEKHQQMRQQVDEILAAYKAEKEGKKPEEKKDKKQKPPEQTAN